Sequence from the Vanessa tameamea isolate UH-Manoa-2023 chromosome 4, ilVanTame1 primary haplotype, whole genome shotgun sequence genome:
CTAAATAGTCACATCGTGCCTTTATTTGTCCTATATTATACAATtgctaaaaaaattacataatagtaCTACtagttaatattagttttttataaatgatttattgctaaaaatacctaataaataaaaaatcattgctTTTTCGTATTCATTATCATTTGAAGCTAGCTATAGCATTCCGTTTTTCGTTCGTATTAtgtattaacttaattaaacgacaattacttttacttactcatacaacaacattttttttttaatctttaatttatatttattaaaataattattatgtttttaataatttcgtttaagCTTGCAACCTACTACAGAATTTTTGCTTGCAGGCTTGCAACACTAATATTATCTGTCTTTATGTCAGTTTAGGTGGTGACAAGAAGGTGTTTTGAAAATggtgtgtaatatatttttttaaaaatatctaaatacatTATACACATCAAATgagaatgtttaatttaaatttgaaataactattaagtattattgtataaatattttgatgtgttgatttttagttttttcaaGTTAACAATGGTAAATTATTTCCTAAAACATTCCTCATGATAACAGTATTTATtgatacagttttatataatttccatcaaacaaataatgaaatagaaaaacaaCGTTTATTGTTTAGTTCTAAGTACACGTAAAATGAAATTtgtgtgatttttaatttataaccatCAAAATTTAACAGGGGAAGGTTAAGTGCTCAGAATTACGCACCAAAGACAAAAAAGAACTCTTCAAGCAACTTGAAGAGTTAAAAACGGAGTTAACTAATCTCCGAGTAGCTAAAGTAACTGGAGGAGTTGCTTCAAAGCTATCTAAAATgtgagtatatatttataaatgtatgtataattgtagcaattttataaatgattagcttatttaataatatgaaattttacttaaattataaaataacaaatacaaataaattgctaTCAAAACAAGAAGTACTTAAATATAGTGAGAAGTCAAAACTTTAAattgtgattaaattattatattggattCAGCTTAGATATATGTGTCACGGCTTACATTTCATTctcgttttatttcatattgcaATAATCTTGTAGAAAGTTATTATattggacattttttttatttgtttattaatgcCCATTTACTAAAGCATATCAATGTATTGATTACCTTATAAAGAGAAATCTTATTTTCTAACTGATAAGTTGCTAAGACAATCAGAACTAACtgaaatcataaatttaaaaaaaagcagtcaaataattattgatattcaaatattatgctTTGTTTTTTTTGCTCACTGCACTAGGTGtacttttagtattttatgaaaacacttaacaatgtctcttataaaatattgtattttatcaacTCGATTCATTCCGGATTTTTGCTTACTACaaaattcttcaaaatattatattcttatatttatttgttatttaaaaatttgtttaataacataagcttataaaatttaatgtaaccaTCAATAAGTTTTCCTTTTTTGTTCCAGACGTGTTGTCAGGAAAGCCATAGCACGTGTCTACATTGTCTACCATCAAAAAATGaaagttaatttaagaaatcattacaaaaacaaaaagtacAAGCCTCTTGATTTGAGACCCAAGAAGACTCGTGCCATGCGCAAGGCTCTTACTAAGCATGAGGCAAAAATCAAGACTCAAAAAGAGATCCGAAAGAAGTCTCTATTTCCACCTAGAGTGTATGCTGTAAaagcttaaataaatttttaaataactgtttgagttattattttctgcattaaattatttacctaaAATTTTTATCATGCAATAATGGCCATACAAAGTTAATTTTCGAAAATGCAGAGCATTTGAACTGTGACAATGaatctacataaataattttgtctgAATCAGAACAGTTTTGTCTTAAAAAGGGGAGCAATAACTTTGTTTT
This genomic interval carries:
- the LOC113394618 gene encoding large ribosomal subunit protein uL29 isoform X1; amino-acid sequence: MGKVKCSELRTKDKKELFKQLEELKTELTNLRVAKVTGGVASKLSKIRVVRKAIARVYIVYHQKMKVNLRNHYKNKKYKPLDLRPKKTRAMRKALTKHEAKIKTQKEIRKKSLFPPRVYAVKA
- the LOC113394618 gene encoding large ribosomal subunit protein uL29 isoform X2; this encodes MGKVKCSELRTKDKKELFKQLEELKTELTNLRVAKVTGGVASKLSKIRVVRKAIARVYIVYHQKMKVNLRNHYKNKKYKPLDLRPKKTRAMRKALTKHEAKIKTQKEIRKKSLFPPRVYAVKA